A genome region from Megalobrama amblycephala isolate DHTTF-2021 linkage group LG18, ASM1881202v1, whole genome shotgun sequence includes the following:
- the cplx4a gene encoding complexin-4a — MAFLIKSMVGNPLKGMGLGGGEEKAEEETPKDPAAAAGMTREEYEEYQKQLVEEKMERDADFLHKKAERATLRVCLREKYRLPKSEQDENMLQMAGDDVDVPEELLKMVDEDATEEEEKDSILGQMQNLQNMDMDQLKEKASATLTEMKSKAEEKCSVM; from the exons ATGGCGTTTTTAATCAAAAGTATGGTTGGGAACCCACTGAAGGGAATGGGACTTGGAGGAGGAGAGGAAAAGGCTGAGGAGGAGACCCCCAAGGACCCTGCAGCGGCCGCCGGCATGACTAGAGAAGAATATGAGGAGTACCAGAAACAGCTAGTGGAGGAAAA AATGGAGCGAGATGCAGATTTCTTACACAAGAAAGCAGAGAGGGCGACTCTGAGGGTTTGTCTACGAGAAAAATACAGACTTCCTAAA AGTGAGCAGGACGAGAACATGCTCCAGATGGCAGGAGATGACGTGGACGTTCCCGAGGAGCTGCTGAAGATGGTGGATGAGGACGCcacagaggaggaggagaaggactCCATCCTGGGGCAGATGCAGAACTTACAGAACATGGACATGGATCAGTTAAAAGAGAAAGCCAGCGCTACACTGACAGAGATGAAGTCCAAGGCTGAGGAGAAGTGTTCTGTCATGTAG
- the rx3 gene encoding retinal homeobox protein Rx3 translates to MRFVGSQSQDMEERLSPSARLVRSPGSQMRIHSIESILGFKGENMFHPAFSYGSGKPVKDTEHLLSPKKDSKNSKNFEGVCRSAVMVSPDLPDADGGKFSDDENPKKKHRRNRTTFTTFQLHELERAFEKSHYPDVYSREELALKVNLPEVRVQVWFQNRRAKWRRQEKLEVSSIKLQESSMLSIPRSGPLSLGSGLPLEPWLTGPISSSGSPLQSLPSFITPQQGVPASYTPPQFLSSSTLNHPLPHIGAVCPPPPAYHCSGFMDKFSLEEADPRNTSIASLRMKAKEHIQSIGKTW, encoded by the exons ATGAGGTTTGTTGGATCACAGTCCCAAGACATGGAAGAGCGTCTTTCCCCCTCCGCGCGCTTGGTTCGCAGTCCTGGATCCCAAATGAGGATCCACAGCATTGAATCCATTTTGGGATTTAAAGGAGAGAATATGTTCCACCCGGCGTTTTCCTATGGATCAGGAAAGCCAGTCAAAGACACTGAGCACTTGTTGTCCCCCAAAAAGGACTCTAAGAACTCCAAGAACTTTGAAG GTGTCTGTAGATCTGCTGTCATGGTCAGTCCGGATCTACCGGATGCGGATGGTGGTAAATTTTCGGATGATGAAAATCCCAAGAAAAAGCACCGGCGGAACCGGACCACGTTCACCACATTTCAGCTGCACGAGCTCGAGAGGGCGTTTGAGAAGTCGCATTATCCTGACGTGTACAGCAGAGAGGAGCTCGCGCTCAAGGTTAACCTGCCAGAGGTTCGAGTACAG GTGTGGTTCCAAAACCGCCGTGCAAAGTGGCGACGTCAAGAGAAACTGGAGGTGAGCTCCATCAAGCTGCAGGAGTCCTCCATGCTGTCCATCCCCAGATCAGGGCCACTGTCTCTGGGTAGCGGTCTGCCGTTGGAGCCCTGGCTTACCGGACCGATCTCTTCCTCCGGCTCTCCGCTGCAGTCCCTACCCAGCTTCATCACCCCTCAGCAGGGAGTACCAGCCAGCTACACCCCTCCACAGTTCCTCAGCTCATCCACGCTCAACCACCCTCTGCCCCATATAGGGGCGGTGTGCCCCCCTCCACCAGCGTATCATTGCTCGGGGTTTATGGATAAATTTTCACTAGAAGAGGCAGACCCACGAAACACAAGTATCGCCTCACTAAGAATGAAAGCTAAGGAACACATCCAGTCTATAGGGAAGACGTGGTAG